One genomic window of Glycine max cultivar Williams 82 chromosome 16, Glycine_max_v4.0, whole genome shotgun sequence includes the following:
- the LOC100812094 gene encoding receptor-like protein EIX2 gives MWEALSQVLYLNLSRNHIHGEIGTTLKNPISIPTIDLSSNHLCGKLPYLSSNVLQLDLSSNSFSESMNDFLCNDQDEPMQLEFLNLASNNLSGEIPDCWMDWTSLVDVNLQSNHFVGNLPQSMGSLAELQSLQIHNNTLSGIFPTSLKKNNQLISLDLGANNLSGTIPTWVGENLLNLKILRLRSNRFASHIPSEICQMSHLQVLDLAENNLSGNIPSCFSNLSAMALKNQSTDPRIYSQAQYGRRYSSTQSIVSVLLWLKGRRDEYRNILGLVTSIDLSSNKLLGEIPREITYLNGLNFLNLSHNQFIGHIPQGIGNMRSLQSIDFSRNQLSGEIPPTIANLSFLSMLDLSYNHLKGKIPTGTQLQTFNASSFIGNNLCGPPLPVNCSSNGKTHSYEGSDGHGVNWFFVSMTIGFIVGFWIVIAPLLICRSWRYAYFHFLDHVWFKLQSFRSGVFLPKLCKCWSTNG, from the exons ATGTGGGAAGCACTTTCTCAGGTTTTGTATTTAAACCTCTCTCGTAATCATATCCATGGTGAGATTGGGACTACATTAAAGAATCCAATATCTATCCCAACTATTGATCTAAGCTCAAATCACTTGTGTGGTAAATTACCCTATCTTTCAAGTAATGTGCTTCAGTTGGATCTTTCAAGCAATTCATTCTCCGAATCCATGAATGACTTTTTATGTAACGATCAGGACGAGCCAATGCAATTAGAATTTCTGAATCTTGCATCAAATAATTTGTCAGGAGAGATACCTGATTGCTGGATGGATTGGACATCTCTTGTGGATGTAAATTTACAAAGCAACCATTTTGTTGGGAACTTACCCCAATCCATGGGTTCCTTGGCAGAGCTGCAGTCTTTACAAATTCATAACAACACACTCTCAGGAATATTTCCAACCAGTTTGAAGAAGAATAACCAATTGATATCCTTGGACCTTGGGGCAAATAATCTTTCAGGAACTATTCCAACATGGGTTGGAGAAAACctcttaaatttgaaaatcctCCGCCTTCGATCAAACAGATTTGCCAGCCACATTCCAAGTGAAATATGTCAGATGAGTCATCTTCAGGTTTTAGACCTTGCAGAAAACAATCTGTCTGGCAATATACCGAGCTGTTTCAGTAACTTGAGTGCCATGGCACTAAAGAACCAAAGTACAGATCCTCGTATCTATTCTCAAGCACAATATGGTAGGCGTTACTCTTCCACGCAAAGTATAGTTAGTGTGCTACTATGGCTGAAAGGAAGAAGAGATGAGTACAGAAACATTCTGGGTTTGGTAACAAGCATTGATCTGTCAAGTAACAAGTTATTAGGGGAAATACCAAGAGAAATCACATATCTAAatggattgaattttttaaacttgTCCCACAACCAATTTATTGGTCATATCCCACAAGGTATAGGTAATATGAGATCATTACAGTCCATTGATTTTTCGAGGAATCAACTTTCTGGTGAAATCCCTCCAACCATTGCAAATTTGAGCTTTCTGAGCATGCTAGACTTGTCTTACAATCATTTGAAGGGAAAAATTCCAACAGGAACTCAATTGCAAACCTTTAATGCCTCCAGCTTTATCGGCAACAATCTATGTGGTCCACCACTGCCCGTAAACTGCAGCTCCAATGGGAAAACCCATAGTTATGAAGGAAGTGATGGGCATGGAGTGAATTGGTTTTTTGTCAGTATGACAATTGGATTTATTGTGGGATTCTGGATAGTGATTGCTCCTTTGCTGATTTGTAGATCATGGCGGTATgcctattttcatttccttgatCATGTGTGGTTCAAACTTCAATCTTTTCGCTCAG GTGTGTTTCTTCCCAAATTGTGCAAATGCTGGTCGACAAATGGGTGA